A genomic stretch from Dyella sp. M7H15-1 includes:
- a CDS encoding RHS repeat domain-containing protein, producing MCLTQVADPLGHGTTIQCNAAGQPTTVQDALGHTMSFAYQGYDLQSLTDPLNRMTNYVVDTLGRRIATRDALGNVTLAQYDTNNRAVSATDALNQTTTQNYDGNGNLLSVTLPNTGVIHYAYDNRNRLVTRTDAMNQSESWTYDGMGAYSDEIGHSFQRKSAT from the coding sequence GTGTGCCTCACCCAGGTCGCCGACCCGCTGGGTCACGGCACCACGATCCAGTGCAATGCCGCCGGCCAGCCGACGACGGTGCAAGATGCGCTGGGCCATACGATGAGCTTTGCCTATCAGGGCTACGACCTGCAGAGCCTCACCGATCCGCTCAACCGCATGACGAACTACGTGGTTGATACGCTGGGCCGCCGCATCGCCACGCGCGATGCGCTGGGCAACGTCACCCTTGCGCAGTACGACACCAACAATCGGGCGGTATCGGCCACCGATGCGCTCAACCAGACCACCACGCAAAACTACGACGGCAACGGCAACCTGCTGAGCGTCACGCTGCCCAACACGGGCGTGATCCACTACGCCTACGACAACCGCAACCGGCTGGTCACGCGCACCGATGCGATGAACCAGAGCGAGTCATGGACGTATGACGGCATGGGTGCGTATTCCGACGAAATCGGCCACTCATTCCAGCGCAAATCGGCCACCTGA
- the istB gene encoding IS21-like element helper ATPase IstB yields MVLHPLIEQLQSLRLRGMAAALTQQLASTQADHLPFEDRLALLVQHEMADRDTQRLHQRLRWAKLGQSATLEDLDTRIARGLDKCLIAKLATLTWIKEHLNVLITGPTGVGKSYLGCALAQAACRADYSVRYFRLPRLIDELTKAHAESRRSAYFRSLAKVDVIVLDDFALAPLTDLNRRDLLEILDDRYDKKSTLITSQLPVEQWHAYLGDPTLADAILDRLVHNSYRLALTGESMRKRAPATVASTRSVTP; encoded by the coding sequence ATGGTGCTACATCCCTTGATCGAACAACTGCAATCCTTGCGTTTGCGCGGCATGGCCGCCGCCCTGACGCAGCAACTGGCATCTACCCAAGCCGACCATTTGCCCTTCGAGGACCGCCTGGCCCTGTTGGTTCAGCACGAGATGGCCGACCGCGATACGCAGCGCCTGCATCAGCGTTTACGCTGGGCCAAACTCGGACAGAGCGCCACCCTGGAAGACCTCGATACACGCATCGCACGGGGGCTGGACAAGTGCTTGATCGCCAAACTCGCCACGCTGACGTGGATCAAAGAGCACCTGAACGTGCTGATCACCGGACCGACCGGTGTCGGCAAGAGTTATCTCGGGTGTGCGCTCGCTCAAGCGGCCTGTCGGGCAGATTACTCGGTGCGCTACTTCCGCCTGCCACGATTGATCGATGAACTGACCAAGGCACACGCCGAATCACGTCGTAGCGCTTACTTCCGCTCGCTCGCCAAGGTCGACGTGATCGTGCTCGATGACTTTGCCCTGGCACCGCTGACCGACCTCAATCGGCGCGACCTGCTGGAAATCCTCGACGATCGCTACGACAAGAAATCCACCCTCATCACCAGTCAGTTGCCGGTCGAGCAGTGGCATGCGTACCTGGGCGACCCCACCCTCGCCGACGCCATCCTCGATCGCCTCGTCCATAACAGCTACCGACTCGCCCTCACCGGCGAGTCCATGCGCAAGCGCGCTCCGGCCACGGTGGCCTCGACCCGCTCCGTCACCCCATAA